The Glycine soja cultivar W05 chromosome 8, ASM419377v2, whole genome shotgun sequence genome has a window encoding:
- the LOC114422988 gene encoding auxin-responsive protein SAUR71-like: MKQLIRRLSRVADSSNYTLLRSDSSQACHHRRPRAESFRLSAPSKIRRSSAAVVPEGHVPIYVGDEMERFVVCAELLNHPVFVKLLNESAQEYGYEQKGVLRLPCRVFVFERVLDALRLGLNARDITELVNFSPEEFS; the protein is encoded by the coding sequence ATGAAGCAGCTCATCCGCCGCCTCTCGCGCGTGGCTGACTCCTCCAACTACACGCTCCTCCGTTCGGACTCCTCCCAGGCCTGCCACCACCGCCGCCCACGCGCCGAGTCCTTCCGTCTCTCCGCCCCATCCAAGATCCGCCGCTCCTCCGCGGCGGTGGTTCCGGAGGGGCACGTCCCGATCTACGTCGGCGACGAGATGGAGCGCTTCGTCGTGTGCGCCGAGCTCCTCAACCACCCCGTCTTCGTCAAGCTCCTCAACGAATCCGCGCAGGAATACGGCTACGAGCAGAAAGGAGTCCTCCGGCTGCCGTGCCGCGTCTTCGTCTTCGAGCGTGTTCTCGACGCGCTTCGTCTCGGACTCAACGCGCGTGACATCACCGAGCTCGTAAATTTCTCGCCGGAAGAGTTTTCCTGA